In one window of Solanum pennellii chromosome 2, SPENNV200 DNA:
- the LOC107010260 gene encoding uncharacterized protein LOC107010260: MNTSILMRHSGIWVNELQYEIYKIDEIVVGDSISFSNLQAAIAAELDIDVSRKEIEIRYIVEGQIYKDKATLVDVMTKYKIKNNFNCKVKWSDQQSYVLVCFSDKCGWTMKASCRKKSDIFIVRNFNSEHTCPMRERVLTKVQATVGFVSGVTAPKLVNYKRIYTPRDIIDDIREYYGVEISYQQAWRAKERALSMIRGKPSAGYRRMPRYIHMLKTVYPDSYIRMHKTEEDEFMYLFIALRPFIRGFKYCRPVVVVDGAHLSGAYKGTFVSASTLDGAGCIFPLAYGVVDTENDCSWTWFFEQFKHAFGDRKDMCVVSDRNESIMKSVRIVFPDVPHYACIWHLWKNVCGNFKRSRKAISDLFYSMAKAYRKEDFDKLMAKVDRIDHRVKEYLEYSGYEKWSRVHATVNKGRMMTSNIAECINGCLVEARQLTILEFLEEVRILFGSWHCKNREVATYTKDTLGRKFEELLIINAAKSSKMEVVPSSEFIFSVYENGRRYIVCLERKVCSCGRFQLDEIPCSHAIAVLKKKNVTDMNPYCSGYYKPDALAKTYEFPMVPMPDKEDWSDPKHVVAETVYPPRYRRSSGRPRKRRRKNADEKISVNTNCCGQCGQEGNNRRTCTFYPKEK, encoded by the exons atgaatacttcgattttgatgagacattccGGAATTTGGGTGAACGAATTGCAGTATGAAATTTACAAAATCGACGAAatcgttgttggagattcaatttcgtTTTCTAATCTCCAAGCAGCAATTGCAGCCGAGTTGGATATTGATGTATCaaggaaagaaattgaaattcgaTACATTGTAGAAG GTCAGATATATAAGGATAAAGCAACACTTGTAGATGTGATGACgaaatataagataaagaaCAACTTCAATTGCAAAGTAAAGTGGTCTGATCAACAAAG CTATGTGTTGGTATGCTTTTCAGACAAATGTGGTTGGACTATGAAGGCGTCCTGCAGGAAAAAATCTGATATATTCATTGTTAGAAATTTCAATAGTGAACATACGTGTCCGATGAGGGAGAGGGTATTAACCAAAGTCCAAGCAACAGTCGGATTTGTAAGTGGAGTGACAGCTCCAAAATTGGTCAATTATAAACGAATTTATACTCCAAGAGatataattgatgatattagagaatattatggggttgaaaTATCTTACCAGCAAGCATGGCGTGCTAAAGAACGTGCACTCTCCATGATTAGGGGAAAACCATCTGCAGGATATAGACGGATGCCGCGATACATACACATGTTAAAAACTGTGTATCCAGATTCTTATATAAGAATGCATAAGACTGAAGAGGATGAATTTATGTATCTGTTCATCGCCTTAAGACCATTCATTAGGGGATTTAAATACTGCAGACCAGTAGTTGTTGTGGATGGTGCACATCTGAGTGGAGCTTACAAAGGGACAtttgtatcagcaagcacacttgatggcgcag GTTGCATATTTCCATTGGCATATGGTGTTGTTGACACCGAAAATGATTGTTCGTGGACATGGTTTTTCGAACAGTTCAAACATGCATTTGGCGATAGAAAAGATATGTGTGTTGTTTCAGATAGAAATGAGAGTATCATGAAGAGTGTAAGGATTGTGTTCCCCGATGTACCTCATTATGCATGCATCTGGCATCTTTGGAAGAATGTATGTGGAAACTTCAAAAGGAGCAGAAAGGCCATAAGTGATCTATTCTACTCTATGGCCAAGGCATATAGAAAGGAAGATTTTGATAAGTTGATGGCTAAGGTTGATAGAATTGATCACAGGGTTAAGGAGTACCTTGAATATTCAGGTTACGAAAAGTGGTCAAGAGTTCATGCAACAGTAAACAAAGGTAGAATGATGACTTCAAACATTGCAGAATGTATCAATGGTTGTCTTGTTGAAGCACGCCAATTAACTATATTAGAATTCTTGGAAGAGGTTAGAATTCTTTTTGGATCTTGGCATTGCAAAAACAGAGAAGTGGCCACATACACAAAGGACACATTAGGTAGAAAATTTGAGGAATTGTTGATTATAAACGCGGCTAAAAGTTCAAAAATGGAG GTTGTTCCATCATCTGAATTTATTTTCTCAGTTTATGAAAATGGAAGAAGATATATTGTTTGTCTTGAGCGGAAAGTATGTTCTTGTGGTAGATTTCAACTAGATGAGATACCTTGTTCACATGCAATCGCtgtattgaaaaaaaagaatgtcaccGATATGAATCCGTATTGCTCTGGTTATTACAAGCCTGATGCGTTGGCAAAAACTTATGAATTTCCAATGGTACCAATGCCAGATAAGGAAGATTGGTCAGATCCTAAACACGTGGTAGCTGAAACTGTGTATCCACCTAGATACAGAAGATCATCTGGACgaccaagaaaaagaagaagaaagaatgcAGATGAAAAGATTTCGGTGAACACAAACTGTTGTGGACAATGTGGACAAGAAGGCAACAACagaagaacttgtactttctACCCAAAAGAGAAGTAA